ATTTTTATTATACTGGTGCTGGTCATCGCCCTATTATTCGTATATATCATCTCGTTCCTCACTTCGAACCGATTGCTCCGGCTGAGTAAACACCTCAACAAGCTGGCATTAGGAGACCTGAACGTGACTTCACGGATTGATGGAAACGATGAGATTGGGCAACTGTCACGACAGTTCAACTATATGGTGAAAAGTATCAATGAACTCATGACGCAGGTGGTAGAAGCGACCGAACAGAACAATCAATTGGAAATCGCCCAAAAAGAGATTAAACTGAAAATGATGGCGAGCCAGATCAATCCACATTTCTTGTTTAATGCACTGGAGTCCATTCGGATGAAAGCGCATATTAAGGGAGAAGCAGAGATTGCTAACATCGTCAGGCTGTTGGGCAAGCTGATGCGCAAGAGTCTGGAGATTGGCAGTGGAAAAACAACCTTCCGGGCTGAACTTGAAATGGTACGTTCTTATTTGGAAATTCAGAAATTTCGTTACGGCGACCGCCTTGCATTCCAGATCCATATCGATCCCGAGGTGGAGAAGATGTACATTCCGCCTTTGATTATTCAACCTTTGGTTGAGAATGCGATTGTCCATGGTCTGGAGAACAAAGAAGGTACAGTCCGTGTTCATATAAGTATTCGTTTAGTAGAGAACATTGTGCAGATCCGTGTGGATGACAATGGTGCAGGCATAACGCCAGAACGACTGGCTGAGGTGATGCAGTTTATCTGTGGACCGGAGGAACAGGAGAAGAGTCGGATCGGCATGCGTAATGTACATCAACGCTTAACATTGACGTACGGGGAGCCATATGGATTACAGATTAAGAGTGTATATGGGGAAGGAACAGAGGTTTCTTTCACTTTGCCAGCAGGAGGGGACCAACATGTATAAAGTGTTTTTGGTGGATGACGAACCGAGCATACGTGAGGGGCTGACAACCATTATCGAGTGGGAAAAATACGGATTCCAGGTCATTGCTACAGCTGCCAGCGGGCGTGAGGCCATCTCCCGGTTTGAGGAATTGGAGCCTGATCTGACGATTATTGATATTCGCATGCCCGGTATGACCGGGCTGGATGTGATTGAAGAAGTGCGCCGGAGTCATCCGGATTCGCACTTTTTGATATTAAGTGGTTACGCGGATTTTGATTATGCCAAGAAAGCCATCAGTTTTGGTGTGGATGGTTATCTGCTCAAACCGGTGGATGAAGAAGAGATTATTGGTGAACTGGAGCGTATTGCTACAATCCTGACCCGTGAACGGGAGACAATGGCACGTCATGCTGGTGAAGATACCGTCTTTAGGGAGCATCAGATCGAGGCTTTGCTCTTTGACAGTCTGGAGGGTGCGGGTAGCATGGAAGAAGATAGCCTGGGGCTGCACTGGCCTCACTATCAGATTGTGCTGCTTGAGATGCATGTAGCCCCCGACCTGCAACGGGGAAGTGTTATGAAACGCAAACTGATTGAAGCATTTGACCATAAAGACCGAGGCATTGTATTCTCGTTCCATTCAGGTCTGGGGCTGTTAAGTAAGGAAACAATCACATCCGAGTCATCTGCAAGAAATCTGTATGATGAGCTGGAAGGGCTTCTGGGAGAATGGGAGGTTCACATGTATGGTGCTGCAGGAGAACCCGTACATTCCACTTCTGAAATTGCGCGGTCATACACGCAGGCGAATCGTTTACTCGGGGAACGCTTCTTGTTCACGGAGCAACGCATCATTCTGTGGACTGAAGGCAGCGAAAGCATTGTTAAGCCAGAAGTTGAAGCTGGAGACGGAGAACAACATGAGCCAGTTGAGGACGAACTCGCGGACAAGCTATATTATGCGTTAGACATCCGCAGTAGTGAGTCCGTTATGCGGGTACTGGGTGAGATGGAAGAGCGCCTGGTTCCATATCACCGAACAGAGCAAGCGATCAAGACGGCGTTCTCACAGGTATTTTCCCTGGCGTTCAACAAGCTTGCAGCGACGAATCAACATATGCACTCCATTATGCAGGAACATTCGGTTCTGATTAATGAAGTCTATCATCAATTTACGATGTCTGATCTCAAAGTCATGGCAGCGGAGCATTTGAATCGACTTATTCAACGTATGGGTGGGGGAAGCAAGGATACTGTATTAAAACAGATGATTGAATTTATCCAGCGTAACCCTGGCGAAAATCTCAAGCTAGAGGTACTTGCTGAAGTGTTTAACTATAACAGCAGTTACTTGGGTAAATTGTTCAAGAATCATACTGGAGAGTATTTCAATGCATTTCTGGACAAGGTTCGTATGGAAAAGGCCAAGGAATTGCTGGACGAAGGACTAAAGGTCCATCAGGTTGCGGCGAGAGTGGGGTATGCAAATGTGGACTACTTCCACGGTAAGTTCAAGAAATATGTAGGGGAATCCCCTTCCGCTTACAAACAGGCCAGAACCCAATCATCAATTAAAGGAACGGCTACGGATATAAACGAGGAATAAGTACGGAGTGCTGGGCCTTGCCCTTGCCTATTGTGTAAAACGTTTTCGGTATTGCTGAGAAATTCCCAGATTCATCATATTGTCCATGCACTTCCCATGATAAGCAATGGTCACGGAATGCTTCACATTTTAGACTGGATTTACAAGAATCCAGATGAAGGGATGGCTATACGATATGAATTTGTCTGATATAGGCGCTGTACGTCATACATTGAACTTAAATGGAACATGGCAGTTTTGTTTGGATCTGGAGTCCGATAAACTCGTTGAACAAGAGATATTACCGCCTTCACAGTGTGAAAATACATCATGGGAGACCATTCAGATTCCCGGTTCATGGGAAGAGCAAGGATACGGAGATGAGCCTGAATACGAAAGGCTCGATACCTGGACCAAGGTACGCGAATATGAAGGCTCAGCCTGGTATGCTCAGGATGTTCATGTTCCATCAGATGATTCTGGCTGCCAGTATGTATTCAGGTTGGAAGGGGTCCGCTGGACAACGCATCTCTGGATCAATGGACAATATGCAGGGCAGCAGGATAGTCTGGTGAATCTACAGAAGTGGGATGTTACCTCTCTGGTGAAGCAGGGGGAAGTGAATCGGATAGAGATTCGCGTGGATAATACGATGAAACTTCCGCTGGCGGGTAGCCATATTCATTCATTGCATACGGCCACAGCCTGGGGTGGAATCACGGGTGGTGTTTATCTGGACAGTCTGCCCCCATGCCGACTACAGACGTTAAGTATTCAACCAGATGCTGCAAACGGAATCATTCTGGTTGATTGTACTGTAAGCGCTGCCGCAAATGATTCCGCTAGATCGATGCAATTACATGTGGATATCCAGCATCCGGACGGCACATGGCTTGATCGATATAGTTATAATGTGAATCTGAGTGATCCATTACATGTGGATATAAGCTCAGCAGGGTTAACTGAAAGTAACGCTGTAATAGATCAGTGGCGATTGGAACTTGGAACAGAAAAGTCTATCGCAAGATGGTCGGATGAATCCCCTGAATTATACAAAGCTGTAATCTGTCTCCATGACGGTGAACAGGAACTGGATCGGCTGGAGCAATCATTTGGTGTACGCTCCTTTGCAGCAAACGGGAAGCAGCTTGAGTTGAATGGGACACCAGTATATCTGCGCGGGTACGTCGATTGCTGTATCTTTCCACTGACGGGTTATCCCGTCTGGGACAAGGAGCATTATCTTCAGCAGTTTCGAGTCGCCAGATCGTATGGCTTCAATCATGTCCGATTGCATGGGTGGAGCGCGCCGGAGCCTTTCTGGAAGGCGGCTGATGAAGCGGGCATGCTGGTACAGGCAGAACTCCCACATTGGTCCCGTTTCTTTGAGCAATCGGATCAGTCTGCGCCAGCTGAAGTATTGTCCTATCTGACACAAGAACTGGACGGGTTGCTTCAGTCGCTGCATAGACATCCTTCATTCGTCATGTTCTCCATGGGGAATGAACTTATTGGTCCGAATGGCCACCCTGAACTCAATGCATTAGTATCTAGGGCAAGGGATATGGACCCAACCCGGTTATATACGGACAATACAGGTTTTGGACAGCTTCCGGCGCAAGGGCGGGAAGGTGATTATTATATTCAGTCGTTGAACTGGCATCCCCCGTTGGAATCCGCATATTCTGCTGTGCCGGATACCACGCTGGACTATCATGCAGTCACCCGGCTTGCGGAGCATCCCGTCATTGGGCACGAACATGCACAGTACACCATGTATGTGCGGCCCCAAGAGCGAGCCAAGTATACTGGCGTATTGCGTCCTAGCTGGTTACGACCGATCGAAGAATCGTTAACAAACAAAGGCATGATGGAGGACCTGGAGCATTTTCAACAGGTCAGTGGTACCCATCTGGTACGTTCCTTAAAAGAAGCCATGGAGCGAATTCGGCGAACACCGGACGCTGCGGGCGTACAGCTTCTGGACATTCGCGATTTTCCAGGGCAGGGACATGCTACGACGGGCATTCTGGATGTATTTTGGGATGACAAAGGCATTACAACACCAGAAGAATTCATGCGTTTCAACGCAGATGTGGTGCTGTTGTTAAGCTGCAAGGAGCGTACATTTTACGCCGGAGAACCCATTCATGTTGATGTACGCATCTCTCACTACGGTAAGGAGCCGTTTGAGGACGCGGTCATTCAGTGGAGGTTAATAAGCGATGATGTGATACTCACTGAAGGAGCATGGAAGACCGGAGATATCCAATGTGGGTCTGTCATGTCACTGGGAAGCATCGTCGCTACCGCTCCTCATGTAGGGGCAGCAGCTTTTCGGATCGAAGCGGAGCTGATATCAGGCGATTCGGAAAGAACTGTAGCGAATGTATGGCATGGCTGGTCGTTTCCTTTTTATCAGTCTCATCCGAGTTCGAATCGGTTCTGGAATACCGTGGCAGAGTTGAAGCCATTCCTGGGTGAAGCGTATGATGATTGCGTAGATCGCATCGATGGATTTCAGTTGTTGAAAAATCGGGAGATTGACTTGGTTATCGTTCAGTCATTAACACCCAATGTCGTTGATTATGTGGTTAACGGGGGGAGTGTTTGGTTACAGCCAACCGCAGAAGGGTTATATGATTCAGTGGAGACCAAGTATCTGCCTGTATTCTGGAATTACCTGATGTTTGCTACACAGCCTGGTGCAACGATGGGCATGTATTTGAGAGAACAGCTAGCACTACTAGGCTCCTTCCCGCATGATGGGGCTTCGGACTGGCATTGGTATCACTTGGTGAACGGTACACCAGCGATATGTTTGGATACGTTGCCCGGGGTGGAGCCGCTGATCGAAGTGGTGGACCATTTCCATCGGGCCAAACGACTCGCTTATGCCTTTGAGGCAAAAGTAGGAAAGGGCAAGATTTTGGTATCCTCACTTCCGTTTGCCAATCTGGCTGTAATGAAGCGTCCGGAAGCCGCCTACTTATTTCAGGAGATACTTGCGTATCTGAATGGAGATCACTTCCGTCCAGCAACCTCCATATCCGTAGCGCAATTACTCGGCATCGTTAAACTGCAAACCATTCAGTTTACATTGTAATCAGAGGGACCCGAAAGGGTCCTTTTTGTATGCCACGTAGTTGAAGTAAACGATTACTATAAAACGTTTTCGATATTTACCACTTTAGATAGTATTTAACCTTAATATTCCTTTTATATCATTTAAAAGTAGAATTTATCACTGATTTTAACGAATTAATGTCTGATTATATATGTCTATATCTAATTTTTATATGATTTTCTCTAAAATCCAGATGGTATTTTGAAAACGCTCTATCGAGTATGATTATTTTATAAAACAGAGGAGGGGGAACGGAGATGGAAACGCTAACAAAAAAATCCGCTTCCGCGAACAGAAGCAGTGACCCCAAACCGCCTTTAAAGAATCGGCGGAACGGAATTTGGGACAGAATGAAACAGCAGAAATATCTCTATCTCATGTCATTGCCATTCGTAGCTTGGGTTTTCGTATTTAACTATCTGCCACTATGGGGATGGACGATGGCTTTCCAAAATTATAAACCTGCCAGATCATTTGGTGATCAAGAGTGGGTTGGTTTTAAACACTTTGTAGAGCTTTTCAGTGATGATCGTTTCTATCTGGTACTTCGTAATACGCTTGCAATGAGCTTGATGGGACTAGTTGTCGGTTTTATCGTACCGATATTCTTCGCTATTCTCCTGAATGAAATGAGAGGCATGTTCTTCAAACGTGCCGTGCAAACGGTATCATATCTGCCTCACTTTGTATCCTGGGTTGTTGTAGCCGGGATCATTACGAAGATGCTCTCCACCGATGGAGGGATTATCAATGATCTATTGGTAGGACTGAACATTATCGATCAGCCGATCCAATTCATGGCCAAGGGGAACTTGTTCTGGTACATTGTAACCGCTTCAGATATGTGGAAGGAAACCGGTTGGAATGCCATCATCTATCTGGCGGCGATTACAGGTATCGACAATGAGCTGTATGAAGCTTCCCGTGTAGATGGAGCCAACCGCTGGAGACAGATGTGGCATATTACGCTGCCTGGCATACGGACCACGATTTCCGTACTTTTCATCATGTCGATTGGACATCTTATCA
The nucleotide sequence above comes from Paenibacillus sp. W2I17. Encoded proteins:
- a CDS encoding sensor histidine kinase yields the protein MFKRLIRTTNNLKLKHKLLISYVLVVMIPVLIVGLAVTSYFRQQALDNAIGQTIINVDKIKSQTATMLRVPTDISNLLMFNADLKEIVNKRYKSVVELTSAYLAYKDFQEYRRLYREIAGIRFYSTNPTLINNLEFIPVDKQTEESYWYQQALKTTSIGWFYIPDKEDNPVHKLSLVRKVPFAEYRTEGVLMIVINQDELNGLLRQEQFETMITDEQGYVVAAKNTELVGKTLDELDFGVDLQNQAKGTIEGDFRGEPSNIVIDELGPGSSMNSLKVISVFATKNIVKDANTVSLIGMIFIILVLVIALLFVYIISFLTSNRLLRLSKHLNKLALGDLNVTSRIDGNDEIGQLSRQFNYMVKSINELMTQVVEATEQNNQLEIAQKEIKLKMMASQINPHFLFNALESIRMKAHIKGEAEIANIVRLLGKLMRKSLEIGSGKTTFRAELEMVRSYLEIQKFRYGDRLAFQIHIDPEVEKMYIPPLIIQPLVENAIVHGLENKEGTVRVHISIRLVENIVQIRVDDNGAGITPERLAEVMQFICGPEEQEKSRIGMRNVHQRLTLTYGEPYGLQIKSVYGEGTEVSFTLPAGGDQHV
- a CDS encoding response regulator transcription factor, with the protein product MYKVFLVDDEPSIREGLTTIIEWEKYGFQVIATAASGREAISRFEELEPDLTIIDIRMPGMTGLDVIEEVRRSHPDSHFLILSGYADFDYAKKAISFGVDGYLLKPVDEEEIIGELERIATILTRERETMARHAGEDTVFREHQIEALLFDSLEGAGSMEEDSLGLHWPHYQIVLLEMHVAPDLQRGSVMKRKLIEAFDHKDRGIVFSFHSGLGLLSKETITSESSARNLYDELEGLLGEWEVHMYGAAGEPVHSTSEIARSYTQANRLLGERFLFTEQRIILWTEGSESIVKPEVEAGDGEQHEPVEDELADKLYYALDIRSSESVMRVLGEMEERLVPYHRTEQAIKTAFSQVFSLAFNKLAATNQHMHSIMQEHSVLINEVYHQFTMSDLKVMAAEHLNRLIQRMGGGSKDTVLKQMIEFIQRNPGENLKLEVLAEVFNYNSSYLGKLFKNHTGEYFNAFLDKVRMEKAKELLDEGLKVHQVAARVGYANVDYFHGKFKKYVGESPSAYKQARTQSSIKGTATDINEE
- a CDS encoding glycoside hydrolase family 2 protein; protein product: MNLSDIGAVRHTLNLNGTWQFCLDLESDKLVEQEILPPSQCENTSWETIQIPGSWEEQGYGDEPEYERLDTWTKVREYEGSAWYAQDVHVPSDDSGCQYVFRLEGVRWTTHLWINGQYAGQQDSLVNLQKWDVTSLVKQGEVNRIEIRVDNTMKLPLAGSHIHSLHTATAWGGITGGVYLDSLPPCRLQTLSIQPDAANGIILVDCTVSAAANDSARSMQLHVDIQHPDGTWLDRYSYNVNLSDPLHVDISSAGLTESNAVIDQWRLELGTEKSIARWSDESPELYKAVICLHDGEQELDRLEQSFGVRSFAANGKQLELNGTPVYLRGYVDCCIFPLTGYPVWDKEHYLQQFRVARSYGFNHVRLHGWSAPEPFWKAADEAGMLVQAELPHWSRFFEQSDQSAPAEVLSYLTQELDGLLQSLHRHPSFVMFSMGNELIGPNGHPELNALVSRARDMDPTRLYTDNTGFGQLPAQGREGDYYIQSLNWHPPLESAYSAVPDTTLDYHAVTRLAEHPVIGHEHAQYTMYVRPQERAKYTGVLRPSWLRPIEESLTNKGMMEDLEHFQQVSGTHLVRSLKEAMERIRRTPDAAGVQLLDIRDFPGQGHATTGILDVFWDDKGITTPEEFMRFNADVVLLLSCKERTFYAGEPIHVDVRISHYGKEPFEDAVIQWRLISDDVILTEGAWKTGDIQCGSVMSLGSIVATAPHVGAAAFRIEAELISGDSERTVANVWHGWSFPFYQSHPSSNRFWNTVAELKPFLGEAYDDCVDRIDGFQLLKNREIDLVIVQSLTPNVVDYVVNGGSVWLQPTAEGLYDSVETKYLPVFWNYLMFATQPGATMGMYLREQLALLGSFPHDGASDWHWYHLVNGTPAICLDTLPGVEPLIEVVDHFHRAKRLAYAFEAKVGKGKILVSSLPFANLAVMKRPEAAYLFQEILAYLNGDHFRPATSISVAQLLGIVKLQTIQFTL
- a CDS encoding sugar ABC transporter permease encodes the protein METLTKKSASANRSSDPKPPLKNRRNGIWDRMKQQKYLYLMSLPFVAWVFVFNYLPLWGWTMAFQNYKPARSFGDQEWVGFKHFVELFSDDRFYLVLRNTLAMSLMGLVVGFIVPIFFAILLNEMRGMFFKRAVQTVSYLPHFVSWVVVAGIITKMLSTDGGIINDLLVGLNIIDQPIQFMAKGNLFWYIVTASDMWKETGWNAIIYLAAITGIDNELYEASRVDGANRWRQMWHITLPGIRTTISVLFIMSIGHLISIGFEKQFLLGNSLVTDYSEVLDLYALNYGLNMGRFSYGTAIGIFNSVVSIILLFTANGLFKKFTKESIM